A stretch of Lathyrus oleraceus cultivar Zhongwan6 chromosome 6, CAAS_Psat_ZW6_1.0, whole genome shotgun sequence DNA encodes these proteins:
- the LOC127096204 gene encoding uncharacterized protein LOC127096204 — protein MTLKVYDEELKIDVLKTLQYKDDVGTSHTVEVIDQVIAQEIERKTPQFQPHRWEDLRPPQPSENTQEPKKGADLKQLPENLKYMFLDAEKKYPTIINSSLKSFQEEELIQVLKKYKSAIGWEIKDLKGIMLRHKISNRDIKVDKAKVEVIANLPPPMNGKGIRSFSGHVGFYRRFIREFSKIAKPLTSLLVKDTPFLFDKKCNEAFKILKRELVSAPIVISPDWSLPFEIMGDASDNAVGVVVGQRKEKLLHVIYYASHVLNPTQMNYVSTKKELLAIVYAFDKFRSYLLGSKESKPRFLRWILLLQEFDLDIRDKKGCENTVADHLFRMSPIEETEEKCPIKDEFIDERILAVTGVPWFYLWDDPFLYKKTIDGLVRRCQRTGNISKRNQMPQNAMLEVELFDVWGIDFMGPFPPSFGKHYILVAIDYVSKWVEAVALPTNDAKVMVNFLKNYIFSRFGVLRALISDKGTHFLNKVMENLLRKYKVKHKISTPYHPQTRGHVEVLNRQIKQILEKTVNAS, from the exons ATGACcctcaaagtctatgatgaagAATTAAAAATTGATGTTCTAAAAACTctgcaatacaaagatgatgttGGCACGAGTCACACTGTAGAGGTAATAGATCAAGTGATTGCTCAAGAAATTGAAAGGAAAACACCTCA ATTTCaaccacaccggtgggaagatttaagACCACCCCAACCATCAGAAAATACTCAAGAGCCTAAAAAAGGAGCAGATTTGAAACAATTACCTGAGAATCTGAAGTATATGTTTCTTGATGCTGAAAAGAAGTACCCGACCATTATCAATTCCAGTTTAAAAAGTTTTCAAGAAGAAGAACTTATCCAAGTACTCAAGAAATATAAGAGTGCTATTGGATGGGAGATTAAGGATTTGAAAG GCATTATGTTGAGGCACAAAATTTCCAATAGAGACATAAAAGTAGACAaagcaaaagtggaggtaatagctAATTTACCACCACCGATGAATGGAAAAGGTATAAGAAGCTTCTCGGGACATGTGGGTttttaccgcaggttcataagagaaTTTTCTAAGATCGCAAAACCGTTGACGAGCTTGCTTGTGAAAGACACACCTTTTCTTTTTGACAAAAAGTGCAACGAAGCTTTTAAAATCCTGAAAAGGGAGTTGGTGTCTGCTCCTATAGTGATTTCCCCTGATTGGTCTCTCCCCTTTGAGATCATGGGTGATGCTAGTGATAACGCAGTGGGGGTAGTGGTAGGACAAAGAAAGGAAAAGCTAttgcatgtgatttattatgcaAGTCACGTGTTGAATCCGACCCAAATGAATTATGTATCCACTAAAAAAGAATTGCTCGCGATTGTGTATGCGTTTGATAAATTCAGGTCTTACCTGTTAggatcaaag GAATCTAAACCGAGGTTCCTGAGATGGATTCTACTTCTGCAAGAGTTTGATCTGGATATCAGAGACAAAAAGGGTTGTGAAAATACTGTTGCTGATCACTTATTCCGAATGTCCCCGATAGAAGAAACAGAGGAGAAGTGCCCAATCAAGGATGAGTTCATCGATGAAAGAATCCTAGCTGTCACTGGTGTTCCATG GTTTTATTTGTGGGACGACCCGTTCTTATACAAAAAAACAATAGATGGGTTGGTCCGAAG ATGTCAGAGGACGGGTAACATTTCAAagagaaatcagatgcctcaaaatGCCATGTTGGAGGTAGAGTTGTTCGATGTatggggaatagacttcatgggaccttttccaccgTCATTTGGAAAGCATTACATTTTGGTCGCTATTGattatgtgtcaaagtgggtagAAGCTGTAGCATTACCCACGAATGATGCTAAAGTGATGGTCAATTTCCTTAAAAACTACATTTTCTCTAGGTTTGGGGTACTAAGAGCACTGATCAGTGACAAAGGTACTCATTTTCTAAACAAGGTAATGGAGAATCTGTTAAGGAAATATAAAGTCAAGCATAAGATTTCCACACCGTATCATCCtcagacaagaggacatgttgAAGTATTGAACCGACAGATAAAGCAGATTCTTGAAAAGACTGTCAATGCTTCTTGA